ATTAGCTGGAAGCCTGGTATCTGCATCATATAAAGCTAGCATACAATTGAGCACTGCGGATGCTGGTAATAATCAAACCTGGGTAACACACATGAGATACAAGGATGGGTTAATTGTATGTGCGAACAGCAACAACGAAGTATATGTCGTAAACTTAGAGACAGAGAGTGCGAAGAAAATTAAGAATGCCTCAAGGTGTGCAATTACAGACATTCAATTTGTTGGTAATAATATTCTAATATCAAGTATCGGATCGTTAGTCAGTTACAATACAAAACAGAATATATCTTCAGCAGAAAAGTTTGATATATGTGCCGAATTTTTTATCATTCCATTGccagatgaagaaagtgCAATACTTTTATCAAATAAGACAGGGGTGAAGGTTCAATTTAAAGATTCAGGATTTATTCTTTCATCGGATGATATTATTTCCCCTACGTTAGAGAAGAGATTTTTAAAATGGAACAATACTTTCAACGAATATCATAAATATGAAACAAAACTGTATATTCGTGGATGTACTATATCTCCCGATGGGTATACTGTTGCAGTGTTATATGATATAGAGAAAGTTCTCTTAAAATATTCGATTCCGTCCGAACAAGTATTCAGACTTCTGATACTACCATTGTCAAATAAATGGGAAGTCTCTGATAAAGCTTCCGGATTAGCATGGTACCAATCTTATGCAATATACAATGAATTACCCATGAATAATGCCTGCTtatcaaaatcatcagAATTCGACTGCTCTCTTTCGTTTCCCGATTACCTATCCTCCATTCTTGAGAGTAAAGACCTATTAACTTGGCGCTTTAATAATCTCATCGAGGACGTTCCCTCGGccaaaaaaatacatgAATACATTTTCATGTACGTAATGAAACATCTGGACGAAGTCGAAAACCCATTGGATAAAGCTTACACTATATGGTTGTCTCAGTTGTTAGAGAGAAAAGTAGACTTAGAACTAGACCCCATCACTTTCAATGGCCCATTCATTTCGGAAGAGTTTGATTTCCAGAAAAATGCTAACCAAGATATTATAACATCAGAACTGAATCATAAATGGAGAAGATGTAGTGTGACTGGTTTTCCTCTCCTCAGTACTTTTATTAGAATTTGTCCTGTTAGTAAAACTCGTGTGATTGATATCGAACAAGACAAACTAAATGAGTACGGGTGGCTTTCGACTACAGTACTGAAAACGTTTGGAAATATTAGTATATTTACAGGTACAAAAATGACTAATGTATAAATAATTaatgtattatattttatgcTGCAACCCTGTATTTATGGGGTTGTTCAAGAATAAAAGTTGATATTGtatttttatcttttttggacaaagaaagaagaagtctCTTCGAGTATGTCTTCTGTCTTTTTCTGATGCATTATTCTTTTCCGAACCCAGTGCGatagtttttgttgtatGCTATTATTTAGATAGCGGTTATCGATGAGAAAAATGCACGCATAATCTTTTGCATGTCTGATGGCTCTGCCAACACTTTGATTAACTGCTTTCATGCATATATTCTCGTAAAATTCCTTGGTTACTCTGTGTGCATCTTGCTCCGAACCGCCATTAGATAACACTTTATTTTCATGATGTCTCCTTTGAACAATCATTTCACTACTAAATGTATTGGGATATGGCAAACCAACCATAACAACTGCTCTAGCTAATTCGTCTTGAAAATTAATTCCTTCTGAAAGTTTCCCTCCAACGACTGAAAGTAAAAGCGCACCAGAATTACGTTCAGATATCGCATCTGTATAGCCCGGGAGAATATCGTTACCACCTTTCGTCTCATAaaaaatctttttcaaagaatttaaCCTCTGGTACATACCCTTTGATTTCCAGAAATTCACGACTTGTTCGAGATAACCGTAACTGGGGAAAAATGCAACGACACCATCAGGTACCCTCTTGccaatttccaaaaagaattcatAAAGGCCTACCATAtttgattctttgtttctgttttcgtgattgaaattgaaaccaTCAGTAACTAAAAATGTGTCTAGATTAGAATCTGGAATAATATGGTCGCAGGAAAATTGTACGATCTCATCAGATGGAATATATGGGAATAGCGACTCTGTTATATCACTTACAGGCTGCATTGTTCCTCCGGCAAGAATAACACATTTGCTGTCTTGAACAATAGACTTGAAAATCTCCTGTGGTTCTAATAGCATGTACCTAATCAtctttccttctctaaAGTAAAACTTACCTTCAACTGATAGATTTGAAAGAGACATAATGAATTGTGAGATTTTAAAAAGGATCGGTTGACTAGGAGTTGTCTGGTCAGAATTTTCTGGCTTTGAAACCCAATCAGTATAACTATCAATCTTATAGGCTATCTTGGATTTTTTCATGTAGTTTGTTAGTTCATgtatattcaaaagatcaatattgttattgtgGAATATCTCTTGCGGTAAAACCTCCTTTCCCTcagaaaaatatttttctaTAAATGATTTAAGCACTTCTAAGAGCTTCATGAGTTTTAAGAGACTAACTCGATTACCACTGTTTAGCCtctttttaaattttgCAAAATATATCTTGATGGCCTTCAGACAACTGTCGATTTCGGATAGTGACACTTCACAGCTGTAAATAGATCTAATGGTGTCTATCAAATTATGCGCTTCATCTATTATAACAATACTATCCTTCAAGTCAATACCCAATGATTGGCGAACTTCCAGCGATAGTAAATGTTGATATGGAAGTGTGACAATTTCGGCTCCATCTAAAGTATCCCTTGATGAGTAGTATGGACATGTATGGAAAGTTTTTCCCAGCTGTACcaaatcttcaatatcGTGTATCTGTGAGAACGTATGATCACGAAACTCTCTTGAAGTGATCTTATCCTTGGAGTTTGTGTAGAACTGgcattcttttttttttaccgTTTCAGCACATGAATCGTTGATTAAGTCTGGTCTTGATCTCGATACTTTTTCGTGAATACAGAGTTGTTTTCTAGATGCAAGTGGTAAGAATTTGATGCGCTCCTTATCCAATAAAGTCGAAGACGGAGGAAAAGATGGGAGTGTCAATTGTGAAGCAAATTGCGTCAATTGGGAATGGGTTCTTGAggcaaaaaatattttcaatggGGAATGTAGATCTAGATTCTGATCATATTTATCAGCGTTTGGATCGTCCCTATCGCCTATTTTGGcaagaagttcttggaTCTCATCGTTCAATTGTGATTTCTTGTCTGTAACTTGTTCTCCCGCTCCACCAATCTCGTAGGGTTCCGGAAGAAACTGCGACCCGTCATCGTTTTCCGAACTAGACCCGTTGCCGATCTTCATGTCGACATGGACAGACCCAGCCGCCCTTTTCCGTTTCTTATTCTTCCCACCAAATGTGCCTAATTCTCTAAGGGATACCTGGACTTTCCCATTGGAAAGGGTATCCAGATAATCTTCATACTGCTGTAGCACCTGGACCTTATCTTTCAAGATCTTGTCATTATAGAACTGGTTGACCCATTCTGGCTCATtatcgtcgtcatcgtctGACGAAAAGTCCGAACTGCTCTCATCGGAATGTCGGTCCCTAACACTACCGAGCTTCTCCAACTTATGTTCACGTAACCATGTAACTGTACTGCAGATCAAAGAGAGCGTCTTACCAGTTCCTGTAGGACTCTCGAAGAtcccaattttttttgatgaatTGAGCAGGTCATAGATACGGTCCATCAACTGGACCTGGATATCGTACGGCCGATACGGGTGATGGAAGTCTCTGCTCATTGCAGACGCGCTGAAACTTACAAAACGCTAAGTTTAAAATTTCAGTCCAGTATTAGAACTAGCTCGATTCTTCCGCTGTCCAGTCTCGGCTCATGAAATGCTTGATGCTACCTTTTTCGGCTCACTACACCCACATTAAAAAAGGACAGACCTAGCTAGCTACACACAAAcgaacaaacaaacaaacaatcGATCAATAAAACAATCAAAACTGCCTACCTGTCCGCTCGCTTGGCATCTCTCGGTATGTTTGTCTGcgtgaagaaaagataCGTAATGCAACAACTTTACTTCGCGCACGCTATAGGTAGCTTTCTCTCTATGCGTTTCAAGCATAAGGGCCCTCAGCGCCGCTAGACTACATCGCAGAAACCACcgaaaagagaaggaagaggaaaaaaaaaataaaaaaaaaaatagagaagaaaaaaccgAAAAGGGAGAGAtgtggtcacgtgactaaCTGTTACCGTTTTTCTGGAGGTTTCCACGGTTTTCGATTTTCGGGGTTCATGCAGGAGGTTTGTGCGGCGGTTTGTGTGTGAGGTTGGCTTCAAACCACAGAAAAAGGGCCTCGAGAGATCGATTACTGCGGTTTTTGGCACTAAcatgttttttttgcagATGTATTAGGTATTAAAGGTCGCAACGACGACGCAACAGAAGCAGAAAGAacacaaagaaaaaatacatGGCAGAAAACGGAAATGTAGGAGGACTACGAGATtgtttgttggttttggtgTAGGTTGATCAGGTTTAGTTgaattcttgttctttaGTTAGTTagattgtttttttttttttgttttttcttttctttcttttgctttggGGTATGGAAACATATTGGTTGGACGTCGCATTCGTGCAGATACGATGCGGACGACCCATTCTTTCTGTTGGGGAAAGGAAAAGCGATGGATTATAGTTCGGTAAATCCAGTGCAGTGTTGCCTGATGTAAAGGAACTTTTTACACATCAAATTACGTATAAGCGCAGCATTGTGTGCATATTAAATTTTAAAATAGGTTTATACTATGTATATTACattatattgtatatatatattgtgtgtatatattatcTACAAATTTGTATGTCACAAATgtggtagtggtagtggataataataatagtatGTTTGGAATTTTGAAGACACAAGGTAAACATACCGAATAGTCGTAGAGCTAAGTACCACACGTGCCAAATCACATAAACAAATCCCAAGCCAGTCAGTTAGTCACTGAAACGTCTCAAGGCAATAAGGGGGCAGTAGGTATAGCAATATGGCATCGCCGATATTCATTTCAAACAAGCCGGCAACGTTGACCAAGGATTACCTTTACCTTGGAGCTACGTACTATGGGAATGCACTGGCTCGAATATCGAACGGGATCAAGACGTTACATCCGAGCCACATGAGGAACTGGATTCCCATACTCTTGCTATCTAGCATAACGTACATGGTTCTGGCGTTCTTGAAGACACAGATCATGAAGATCGACTGTCGAGGCTGCGAGTATCTTGAATGCATTATAGATCAACACATGATCGGAATATGTATTATTCAGTTCTGCACACCGAGCTTTGAGAAGACGTTTTGGCAGTCTTTAGTGGAGTTGGACCCAGCTTACCGTGTCGTG
This genomic interval from Kluyveromyces marxianus DMKU3-1042 DNA, complete genome, chromosome 4 contains the following:
- the TFC8 gene encoding transcription factor TFIIIC subunit TFC8, with amino-acid sequence MSVLQDLKITRKALEHWTDNICWGKDGTLYISTQPQLTVCEPVFNKPMERQLKSLFHSKELDLPKPDNKFENSQFDENQLLLSQPEPVIERCIPSSHPGLIAAITKHGNVILYQGNNLVSQIDNPNAPLPTRAYHSLCWNEKSDLLFTGSETNSVEIFSVSVLAGSLVSASYKASIQLSTADAGNNQTWVTHMRYKDGLIVCANSNNEVYVVNLETESAKKIKNASRCAITDIQFVGNNILISSIGSLVSYNTKQNISSAEKFDICAEFFIIPLPDEESAILLSNKTGVKVQFKDSGFILSSDDIISPTLEKRFLKWNNTFNEYHKYETKLYIRGCTISPDGYTVAVLYDIEKVLLKYSIPSEQVFRLLILPLSNKWEVSDKASGLAWYQSYAIYNELPMNNACLSKSSEFDCSLSFPDYLSSILESKDLLTWRFNNLIEDVPSAKKIHEYIFMYVMKHLDEVENPLDKAYTIWLSQLLERKVDLELDPITFNGPFISEEFDFQKNANQDIITSELNHKWRRCSVTGFPLLSTFIRICPVSKTRVIDIEQDKLNEYGWLSTTVLKTFGNISIFTGTKMTNV
- the CHL1 gene encoding DNA helicase, translated to MSRDFHHPYRPYDIQVQLMDRIYDLLNSSKKIGIFESPTGTGKTLSLICSTVTWLREHKLEKLGSVRDRHSDESSSDFSSDDDDDNEPEWVNQFYNDKILKDKVQVLQQYEDYLDTLSNGKVQVSLRELGTFGGKNKKRKRAAGSVHVDMKIGNGSSSENDDGSQFLPEPYEIGGAGEQVTDKKSQLNDEIQELLAKIGDRDDPNADKYDQNLDLHSPLKIFFASRTHSQLTQFASQLTLPSFPPSSTLLDKERIKFLPLASRKQLCIHEKVSRSRPDLINDSCAETVKKKECQFYTNSKDKITSREFRDHTFSQIHDIEDLVQLGKTFHTCPYYSSRDTLDGAEIVTLPYQHLLSLEVRQSLGIDLKDSIVIIDEAHNLIDTIRSIYSCEVSLSEIDSCLKAIKIYFAKFKKRLNSGNRVSLLKLMKLLEVLKSFIEKYFSEGKEVLPQEIFHNNNIDLLNIHELTNYMKKSKIAYKIDSYTDWVSKPENSDQTTPSQPILFKISQFIMSLSNLSVEGKFYFREGKMIRYMLLEPQEIFKSIVQDSKCVILAGGTMQPVSDITESLFPYIPSDEIVQFSCDHIIPDSNLDTFLVTDGFNFNHENRNKESNMVGLYEFFLEIGKRVPDGVVAFFPSYGYLEQVVNFWKSKGMYQRLNSLKKIFYETKGGNDILPGYTDAISERNSGALLLSVVGGKLSEGINFQDELARAVVMVGLPYPNTFSSEMIVQRRHHENKVLSNGGSEQDAHRVTKEFYENICMKAVNQSVGRAIRHAKDYACIFLIDNRYLNNSIQQKLSHWVRKRIMHQKKTEDILEETSSFFVQKR